The Grimontia kaedaensis genome has a window encoding:
- the puuE gene encoding allantoinase PuuE gives MSSDYPRDLKGYGARPPHPRWPGEARIAVSFVLNFEEGGERCVLHGDRESEAFLSEIPSAQPLAGVRHISMESIYEYGTRAGLWRTLKLLRQHEIPLTVFAVGMAAERYPEAIQAMAEEGHEICSHGYRWIDYQYVREEDEREDMQKAIAAIKAVTGERPLGWYTGRTSPNTRRLVAEEGGFLYDSDAYDDDLPYWHEDGTKPGKPQLVIPYALDTNDMRFSTAQGFNSGEQFFQYLKDSFDVLYEEGQDEPKMLSIGLHCRLIGRPGRLAALKRFIEYVKQHDRVWITRRIDIAKHWHKHHPHPSMTKQV, from the coding sequence ATGAGTAGTGACTATCCTCGGGATTTGAAAGGCTATGGTGCTCGTCCCCCTCATCCAAGATGGCCGGGGGAGGCTCGGATTGCGGTTTCGTTTGTACTGAATTTTGAAGAGGGCGGCGAACGCTGTGTATTGCATGGGGACAGGGAGTCAGAAGCATTTTTATCTGAAATTCCTTCCGCACAACCCTTAGCGGGTGTCAGGCACATCAGCATGGAGTCAATCTACGAATACGGCACGCGTGCTGGACTTTGGCGGACTTTAAAACTTCTCCGACAACATGAGATTCCCTTGACGGTATTTGCCGTTGGGATGGCCGCAGAAAGGTATCCAGAGGCCATTCAGGCGATGGCAGAAGAAGGTCACGAAATTTGTAGCCACGGATACCGTTGGATTGACTATCAATATGTTCGTGAAGAAGACGAACGGGAAGACATGCAAAAAGCTATCGCGGCGATTAAAGCGGTCACAGGAGAGCGGCCATTAGGATGGTACACGGGCAGAACCAGCCCAAACACACGTAGACTGGTCGCTGAAGAAGGTGGTTTTCTTTATGACTCTGATGCTTATGACGATGATCTTCCGTACTGGCATGAAGATGGAACCAAACCAGGTAAGCCTCAGCTCGTTATTCCGTATGCCTTGGATACAAACGATATGCGCTTCTCTACCGCTCAGGGCTTCAATTCTGGCGAGCAATTTTTTCAGTATCTCAAAGACAGTTTTGATGTGCTGTATGAAGAGGGACAGGACGAACCGAAAATGCTTTCTATCGGTTTGCATTGCCGCTTGATTGGCAGACCGGGAAGACTGGCTGCGCTTAAGCGGTTTATAGAATACGTGAAGCAACATGACAGGGTATGGATCACCCGTCGAATTGATATCGCCAAACACTGGCACAAGCATCACCCACATCCAAGCATGACTAAACAGGTCTAA
- the uraD gene encoding 2-oxo-4-hydroxy-4-carboxy-5-ureidoimidazoline decarboxylase: protein MARFSTCRPSEQTKEEFVDTFGGVYEHSPWVAEQAYGAGLDAAFDEQETLHSRMADVLNNAEDSSKMQVVLAHPDLAGRAAQAGELTAESTSEQASAGIDQCTPEEFARFTDFNDRYKEKFQFPFIMAVKGANRHLILEAFEKRLENDVTTEFNTAIAEINKIALFRLRDL from the coding sequence ATGGCACGATTTTCAACCTGTCGCCCCAGCGAGCAAACGAAAGAAGAGTTTGTCGATACGTTTGGCGGGGTTTACGAGCACAGTCCCTGGGTAGCAGAGCAAGCTTATGGTGCTGGGCTTGATGCAGCGTTTGATGAACAGGAGACGCTTCACTCCCGCATGGCAGATGTGCTCAACAATGCGGAAGACTCTTCAAAAATGCAGGTCGTTCTTGCTCACCCCGACCTTGCCGGTCGAGCAGCTCAGGCTGGTGAATTAACGGCAGAGTCAACGTCAGAACAGGCAAGTGCAGGTATCGATCAATGTACCCCAGAAGAGTTTGCCCGTTTCACCGATTTCAACGATCGCTACAAAGAAAAGTTCCAGTTTCCTTTTATCATGGCGGTGAAAGGGGCAAACAGACACTTGATTCTTGAAGCGTTCGAAAAACGTTTAGAAAACGATGTAACAACTGAATTCAACACTGCGATTGCTGAAATCAACAAAATCGCACTGTTCAGGCTACGTGATTTGTAG
- the alc gene encoding allantoicase, giving the protein MDNRPDFVKLVNLASSRLGTEAIYATDDFFADKQRLVDDAPPEWKEDVYDDNGKWMDGWESRRKREEGHDYCVIRLGLPGKIIGVDIDTSHFTGNYPPSASLEGCYCPDGNPTDEQTWEELLPSMNLQGDSHHFADIYSDRPFTHVRFHIYPDGGVARLRVYGHPEIDWERVNPESELDLVAVENGGRALACNDQHFGHMSNLIMPGRGVNMGDGWETARRRVPGNDWVILSMGHAGLVERIVIDTAHFKGNFPDSVSIQAAFVEGGTDEQIATQSLFWRELLPSQKLSADAIHEFAEQVNNLGAISHVRVNIFPDGGISRVRLFGRKSG; this is encoded by the coding sequence ATGGATAATCGTCCTGACTTCGTCAAGCTCGTTAATCTCGCCAGTAGCCGGCTCGGTACTGAAGCGATCTACGCGACAGATGACTTCTTCGCAGACAAACAACGTCTTGTTGATGATGCGCCTCCGGAATGGAAAGAAGACGTTTACGATGATAACGGTAAATGGATGGATGGCTGGGAATCGCGACGCAAGCGTGAAGAAGGCCACGACTACTGTGTGATTCGCCTTGGTTTGCCGGGCAAGATCATCGGCGTAGATATCGACACCTCTCACTTCACTGGAAACTATCCTCCTTCAGCATCACTGGAAGGTTGTTACTGCCCTGATGGTAATCCAACCGACGAACAGACTTGGGAAGAACTTCTGCCTTCAATGAATCTTCAGGGAGACAGCCACCACTTTGCAGATATTTATTCTGACCGACCCTTCACCCATGTCCGCTTTCATATCTATCCAGACGGTGGGGTAGCAAGGCTTCGTGTTTATGGTCATCCTGAAATTGATTGGGAACGCGTTAACCCGGAAAGCGAACTCGACCTAGTCGCTGTAGAAAACGGCGGACGCGCTCTGGCATGTAATGACCAACACTTCGGTCACATGAGTAACCTGATCATGCCTGGTCGCGGTGTCAATATGGGAGACGGCTGGGAAACAGCGCGTCGTCGCGTGCCTGGGAATGACTGGGTCATCCTTTCTATGGGGCATGCGGGATTGGTAGAGCGGATTGTTATTGATACAGCCCATTTCAAAGGAAATTTCCCAGATAGCGTCTCGATTCAAGCGGCTTTTGTAGAAGGTGGCACTGACGAGCAAATTGCCACGCAAAGCCTCTTCTGGCGTGAGCTCTTGCCAAGTCAGAAGCTGTCTGCAGACGCCATCCATGAGTTTGCTGAGCAGGTGAATAATTTGGGTGCGATCTCCCACGTCAGGGTCAACATTTTCCCAGATGGCGGCATAAGTCGTGTACGCCTATTTGGCAGGAAATCTGGCTGA
- a CDS encoding ureidoglycolate lyase has translation MLKPEPLTKESFTPFGDVIEAENRDYFMINNGSTRRYHKLATTQVDEGSGVIINIFQATPLSYPLHIMMLERHPKGSQAFMPLLGNDYLVVVAPPGEVPEPDSIRAFHAKASQGVNYHRGVWHHPVLALTPNDQFLVVDRDGVGNNCDEFFFSEQIRVILAPN, from the coding sequence ATGTTAAAACCGGAACCGCTGACGAAAGAATCGTTTACGCCTTTTGGTGATGTGATTGAAGCCGAAAATCGTGACTACTTCATGATTAATAACGGCTCTACACGTCGCTACCATAAGCTCGCAACGACCCAAGTTGATGAGGGCAGCGGCGTTATCATCAATATCTTTCAGGCGACGCCTCTTTCCTATCCTTTGCACATCATGATGTTGGAACGTCATCCCAAGGGCTCACAGGCTTTTATGCCTTTGCTAGGCAATGACTATCTGGTGGTTGTCGCGCCGCCGGGAGAAGTGCCGGAGCCAGATTCGATCCGCGCTTTTCATGCGAAAGCTAGCCAGGGCGTGAATTACCATAGGGGTGTTTGGCATCATCCTGTTCTTGCATTAACACCTAACGATCAGTTTCTGGTGGTCGACAGGGACGGTGTGGGTAATAACTGTGACGAGTTTTTCTTTTCAGAACAGATACGTGTGATATTGGCGCCCAATTGA
- a CDS encoding urate hydroxylase PuuD, which produces MDPYFTEWLNLAVRWVHMITGVAWIGASFYFVWLENNLNRSNPKEGLSGDLWAIHGGGIYHLEKYKLAPPKMPETLHWFKWEAYFTWITGVALLTIVFYSNADIYLVKPGSGIEPMTAVAIGVGSLVSGWFVYDFLCDSPLGKRPMLLGLVLFAFLVFAAWALSLVFSGRGAYIHVGAIIGTIMVGNVFRIIMPAQRGLVKAIEEGTEPDPELPAKGLLRSRHNNYLTLPVLFIMISNHFPSTYGNEYNWAILAGLSVISVLVRHYFNTRHGSQKYAWTIPTAALGLVCLAFVSAPQSNAPTASAAHSHDMAATAGGEETMFVSVKGIIMERCTVCHSQAPTHPAFATAPAGVILDTPEQMKLEVSRIVAQTVTTNIMPLGNLTQMTQEERELIGKWAEGGAHIQ; this is translated from the coding sequence ATGGATCCGTATTTCACGGAATGGCTCAATCTGGCAGTGCGCTGGGTACACATGATTACTGGTGTTGCCTGGATCGGTGCATCTTTCTACTTTGTATGGCTGGAAAACAACTTAAACAGATCGAACCCCAAAGAGGGGTTGTCCGGCGATTTATGGGCGATACACGGTGGTGGTATCTATCACCTCGAGAAATACAAACTAGCGCCGCCTAAAATGCCTGAAACACTTCATTGGTTCAAGTGGGAGGCTTACTTCACCTGGATCACGGGTGTTGCACTGCTCACTATTGTTTTTTACTCCAATGCGGACATTTACCTCGTTAAACCGGGGTCGGGTATAGAGCCAATGACAGCGGTGGCGATCGGTGTTGGATCTTTGGTTTCAGGCTGGTTTGTTTACGATTTTCTGTGTGACTCCCCATTGGGCAAAAGGCCCATGTTGCTTGGGTTGGTGTTGTTTGCTTTCTTAGTCTTTGCTGCCTGGGCGCTGAGTTTGGTCTTTAGTGGCCGTGGCGCTTACATTCATGTTGGCGCCATTATCGGTACCATTATGGTTGGTAATGTGTTCCGTATCATCATGCCTGCACAGCGTGGATTGGTGAAAGCGATTGAAGAGGGTACAGAGCCGGATCCTGAGCTTCCTGCTAAAGGCCTGTTGCGTTCACGTCATAACAACTATCTCACGCTGCCCGTGCTGTTCATTATGATCAGTAACCATTTCCCCAGTACTTATGGCAACGAATACAACTGGGCAATTTTGGCGGGTCTTTCAGTGATCAGCGTATTGGTTCGTCACTATTTCAATACACGTCATGGAAGCCAAAAGTATGCGTGGACAATCCCAACTGCTGCGTTAGGTTTGGTTTGTCTGGCATTTGTCTCAGCGCCTCAGTCAAATGCACCGACAGCGTCTGCCGCTCATTCTCATGATATGGCTGCGACCGCTGGTGGCGAAGAAACAATGTTTGTATCCGTAAAAGGCATCATTATGGAGCGTTGTACGGTTTGTCACTCTCAAGCGCCGACTCATCCAGCTTTTGCCACCGCTCCTGCCGGTGTGATTTTAGATACGCCGGAGCAAATGAAGCTAGAAGTGTCCCGGATTGTGGCACAGACAGTCACCACCAATATCATGCCTCTTGGTAATCTGACGCAAATGACACAGGAAGAGCGCGAATTGATTGGTAAGTGGGCGGAAGGTGGTGCTCACATTCAATAA